GCAGTCCGAATGCCCAATCGCTCTAAGAGCAATCCACCACAGCTGATGAGACTTTGCACATGCGACCAAAAGATGATCGATAGTCTCCTCGCATTGATCATAGAGAACACAACAATCAGAGTGCGACAGGCCGTGGCTCCGAAGATGGTCTGCCGTCCAGCACCTGTTCAGAGCGACCAACCATAGAAAGTAGCGGCACCTAGGAGACATCAAAGACTTTTAAATTGGCTTGTGCTGGAAGCGAATTCTTCCCAAGAACAAGACACTGATCTGAGAACTCCCCTGACAGAGAGAATACTCCCCTGAGGACTCCAATCTCCATGTCAGCGAGTCAGGCTCCTCAGAAAGCTGCACTGATCTGAGAATGTCCCAGAATATATATTAGCAATACATGCAAACATCCAAAGGTATGTGCACAATGTGTGGAGAGGAGAGTCGTCTCATTCACTACTTCAGAAGAATTCGCTCCACAAATGCATAATTATAAAGATTAATTTAGCACATTGAACAACGTATCGGTGTATAGAATCAAAAACTCTCCTTTTGCCAAAAACGCATAGTGGAGACTGAAAGCAAGCATAACGCCTTCATGTTTCTCTATGGTCGTCAGTTCATCTCATCATTTCAAACTGAACGAATGGGCACTGAAACGCACCACACCGCATCGCACTACTTTACTGTCATCTCAACCCACACATCGCGTAATCCAAACAAAGTTACGATTGCCATCATCTATCCAGGCCACATTCCAACATCTTCAGGCTCCATGTGCATCATTACCTGTAGCTTCTGAAagtcttcagagttcagacttcacCGATATACCACTAGACTTCATATAGGCCGTGACCATTATTCTAACTTCAGGACAACTTGTCGCCCTTTATTTCATTTTCAACTTGCGAGAAAGAAATTCGAGTCTCTTGGAAGCATAATGGAAGATAGACTGAcctctgaaatctgaactgaCGGCGCAATATAATCCTATCTTGCAAGAGAGAAATTAGTTGacagagaagaaagaaagaaagccgGTCAGAGAAGGAAACGTTAGTGCTGACACACTCTCCAGCATGAtggaactagctagctagttatgTTAACTCTGCATCAGTGCCGTGTGCGTAAGAACCCATTGAAGATTCAGAGATGATATTCATCACAATGCTAGCTGCAAAATGTCAAATGGACCATGTATCATGTGGTCGAGGAAGATTATTACATCAGTTCATCAGTTTGCATAATCTGATGGACTCTCCCTTCTTCACACAAAGCAAAGTGATCAGTTGATTAATTAGCATGATCGCATACTAGAAGCTTCCATCTGTGTACGTAGTTCAGCAGACAGAGTATCTATGTACGTTTTGCTGTGTCCACATGTCCAAAGTAGAGGTTAATTACGATACTCAAGCAATGATAATTTATTGTGGTAATAATTAGTTAGTGGCATTACATCAAATGTCTCCCTGAATCAACGGCTACCTGCAGGACAttctggatgaagaagagaggCTACTTGTTTTTGCCCCCACTgatgagctagctagcataGTGGTCACTGTGTTCAATGAAAAAGACCAAAAAGACAAAGGTAATAAGGCAATAAAGTGGAAAGGATTAGAAAGAGCTACTAGCTATTACTCTATATATTCTGTTCACTTTAGGAATTAGGAAATGAAAGCCACGCTCAAAGAATATATGTAGCTGTAAGGTCAGCTGACCAAGGACAATGGCTAGCTAGAAGTCCAGAacaaattgacaaaaaaaaaggcgCAATACCTTCAATATagtagaaacaaaaacaaaaggagatGAGTTTGATCTGAAtaaatatatgtaaaaaatGCCATTTTTTGGGATAAGGCATTGAATAGGAGGATCAACTCTCCCAAATGGGAGCGCCACTCTCAGCAAACGAGCATGACAGTATATATAccacctcctttttttttaatacacaaTGTACttgaatttttataatttatttaactATTCGTATTTTTCTAAAAGTTTTTGTACAAATGGACAAACatattaaatatgtttaaaatacTTTCGATAAAAGATCTAGTCATACCCTTTTCCAATTTACATGTGGTATATGGCTACACTTTGACGTATCTTAACTTACGTAGTTTTGACTAAGTTATCCATGCGTTTAATTTATTGTCACATTTAtgacaatattttcttttcaacatCTTAAATCCGCACCTCATTgtctaaaaaaaagattgtaGTTTGCTAGCAAAAGTGTGGTATCAAATTTGACTATCTAACTTTAGGCAAtcttaaaaagaaaagctaTGGCATCTCTAGGCAATATTAGTATTGGAACCCGTACgcaactaaataaataaatattattgatcaaagttcgagaaaaaaatcaattgtgtcatatatgaaaaaaaatagaggttaTATGTGTCAAATATGTAAAATCACAGCACAATATAATGGCATATCgcgtaataaataaataaataatcccCTAAAGAGATGATGAAGAAAAGAAGGCTACTCCAACTAGAGCTAAATTTACAACCTCGCAAATTAgcacttcatccgtttcatattataagactttttagcattacccacatatatatgcctagattcattaacatatatatgaatgtggataatactagaaagtcttataacctggaACGGAGATAGTACGTATCAAAAGAATAGTAGATCATGTGCtgtaaaatataaacaaatccAATCCAAACTAAACGATCACTTTGGTCGGACACggaaacatgcatgcatttggTTGCCTCACGAGATCTCGACGTCGCACGGCACGCTGTTGAAGgaccgcgccgccgacggcgacaagCCGATGTTCACCGGCGAGCAGGTCACATTGACTTGGTAGTACCTGGAGGCGACGCCGCCGACTATGAACCGGACGCCCGTGGTCACCTCAACGTCCACGctcagctcgccggcggcgaggtcgtgcTCCAGCTCCCAGGCGACCAGGTCCGGGACCGGGACCGGGCACGGCGCCGAGCGCGCCACGGCGCGCACCGGCAGCGTCGTCTCGTTGCGGTGGGGCTGGTGGAACCCCGGCACGAcgtagccggcggcgagctccagcTCGGAGCCGCCGTAGAGCACGCGGAGCGCGACGCTGTCTTCGTAGCGCATGGAGACGCGGCGGTTGGGGTTGTCGATGGCGAGGGCGAGGTAGAAGGTGGCGTTGACGGTGGGGCCGCTGCAGCCCGGGCGGCGTTTGCGCGGCGTGACGTTGAGGTAGAAGGTGGCGTTGACGGTGGGGCCGCTGCAGTCCGGGCCGCGGTCGCGCGGCGTGACGTTgaggtggcgcacggcggcgctggTGACGGTGTACTCGATGGGCTTGGGGCGGACGACGAGCCAGAACACGAgcgcgacgaggacggcgacgacgatggcggcgagtATCGCGGCGACGATGCACCGGACCACGGCCGCCCGGGTGGCGTGCCCCCCCTCCGCGATCCCTCGCCTCCTCGTCGGCATTGTGCTGTGGCGAACTGGCGATCGATGCTATGACGGTTACTACTGCATGGTCTGCTTTGTAGAGACTACTACTCTACTAGAGAGGCCGCGTCGttggcttctttttttttggcgggAAAAGTCGTGCTCTTCTTTTGCTTTCGGTTTGTGCTTTGATTCTGGCGGGAGGGATTCGACTTCGCTCTCCGCACTGAAGGAATATGTTTGAGCAGCTTTCGTGTGCTAGACTGCTCTCGTGCACGCTGGCTGGACTGTGCATCGCATCGATCACATTGTTCAGAAAATACACTGTTTAATTAATGGGCTTATGCCAACCTAGAttattctatattttaaagagtaaatttcaaaaggaaaatattataCACACGACCAACACGTCCGATTAATTATAGGATGACCGTAATGTGTGTGTGATGTCAATGACTATATATACAGGACCAAGTCATACTGCCATCTCACGCTTCACATATTGCGTCATTCTGTCGTTTTAGTCTTACATCGGTCGAACAAATGCGTATATGGTTTATTCAAAAAATCTACGATTATTTTATCAAAACTATCAGTTTTGCTAcaattttaactaatattttaACTAATTGCAATAATAATATACGATTTGATAAAAAGCTACAACTTTATATATTTGATAAGTCTGGGTTCATCTATCATTATTTGTGTTTCTACATTGGCCGCTACAGTCAATTAAGGTTCTTTGAAATACAGTAATTTATAGGATTTTCACATGAACTAGTttatttcttccaaaatttctaGGAATCCTCCGTTCCAAATGAGGAACAGAAGATAGTTTCTCACCCACTTCACCACCACTTACCAATaaaaattaccacgtttatttAAGTTGAGACTGTCAAATTTTTTACTACACCATAGCAAATCTAAGAAAATCTTGTTGTACTTTTTTTGAGGAGTAAAGTGCATTGGcaatccttaaacttgtagggctGTGTCATATAGGTtactaaactctcaaaatgcatatctagATCCTAGAACTTGTCAAAGCGTATCATCTATGTCCCAAATCGGCACATCCCCTCTAGAATCCTACGTGGTACTGATGTAGTATACCACATGGATAtgacgtgtccttttctttttttttcttcttttctttttctttttctttttcgttttcttctcattcttctttttttcctttcttctgctcgggtcacagagaaagaagaagaaagggaaaaaagagaagaaaaaagaaaaagcaaaaaagttaaatgggtcccatttgtcaATCAACATTATGCCACGTcatgtccatgtggcatgccacaccagcgccacgtaggattctgaaggggttgtggcgatttgagacctagatgacacactatgacaagttctaggatttggatatgcattttgagagtttagggatctagatgacacacctcTACAAATTTAAGGATCGCCCGTACGCTTTACTCTTGAAGAGTTATTGATGTATGAGACCCAATTTCTATTATCCTTTAAGGCACTAGTGGTGGCGGCAGTGAATTTGCCACTGCCAAAACCCACCACTTCTTTCGTAGTTTTTACAAATTAGCTTAtgatattctttaattttatgGAATACTCTAATATTTGTTTCAAATAAGTGAAtaccatatatttaaataagcaAACAAGTGATGCTAACATAtctgataaaaaatatattttgtgtatgatatattataatatattttcttttacccaTAGTGAATTATgggtattttgctagtattgggaaaaaaaaaatcttgttacAACTGCAGCTACAAACGAACAACTATCAAGTTGATCAAACTTATCTAATCGTGCACGTGATAAATTGTA
The sequence above is drawn from the Oryza glaberrima chromosome 10, OglaRS2, whole genome shotgun sequence genome and encodes:
- the LOC127753134 gene encoding uncharacterized protein LOC127753134, with protein sequence MPTRRRGIAEGGHATRAAVVRCIVAAILAAIVVAVLVALVFWLVVRPKPIEYTVTSAAVRHLNVTPRDRGPDCSGPTVNATFYLNVTPRKRRPGCSGPTVNATFYLALAIDNPNRRVSMRYEDSVALRVLYGGSELELAAGYVVPGFHQPHRNETTLPVRAVARSAPCPVPVPDLVAWELEHDLAAGELSVDVEVTTGVRFIVGGVASRYYQVNVTCSPVNIGLSPSAARSFNSVPCDVEIS